The following proteins are co-located in the Callithrix jacchus isolate 240 chromosome 10, calJac240_pri, whole genome shotgun sequence genome:
- the ACRV1 gene encoding acrosomal protein SP-10 isoform X1 gives MNVLLLLMSLYLLGFARALPSLFCSFSTPGTSGQPDEPSAFIDHQASVQQLSGEYFSLENPSDAAALYETSSGQNTLSEHDSSEHGSREHTVAEHTSGEHAETEHASGEPAAAEHAAGEQPSGEKSSGEHISGEQPSGEHASSEQPLGEHALGEQPSSEQPSGEPASGEQTSGEHTVGEQPSGEHESGEQTSGEQTSSEHAAGEQPSGEQSLGEHALSEKPSGEEPSGATISSTSIGILNCYACAYMNDQGKCLRGEGICTTQNSQQCMLKKIFEGEKLQFMVQGCENMCPSMNLFSHGTRMQITCCRNQSFCNKI, from the exons ATGAACGTGCTTCTCTTACTAATGAGTCTTTATCTGCTTGGATTTGCCAGAG CTTTACCATCTCTCTTCTGTTCCTTCTCCACCCCAGGAACATCAGGTCAGCCTGATGAGCCTTCTGCTTTCATAGATCATCAAGCTTCAGTTCAGCAACTTTCAGGTGAGTACTTTTCACTTGAAAACCCTTCTGATGCTGCGGCTTTATATGAGACTTCTTCAGGCCAGAACACTTTAAGTGAGCACGATTCTAGTGAGCATGGTTCAAGAGAGCACACTGTGGCTGAGCACACTTCTGGAGAACATGCTGAGACTGAGCATGCTTCAGGTGAGCCTGCTGCGGCTGAACATGCTGCTGGTGAGCAGCCTTCAGGTGAAAAGTCCTCAGGTGAGCACATCTCTGGTGAGCAGCCTTCGGGTGAGCATGCATCAAGTGAACAGCCTTTGGGTGAGCACGCCTTGGGTGAGCAGCCTTCAAGTGAACAGCCTTCGGGTGAGCCTGCCTCTGGTGAACAGACTTCTGGTGAGCACACCGTGGGTGAACAGCCATCGGGTGAGCATGAGTCTGGTGAGCAGACTTCTGGTGAGCAGACTTCCAGTGAGCACGCCGCAGGTGAACAGCCTTCGGGTGAGCAGTCTTTGGGTGAGCATGCTTTGAGTGAAAAGCCTTCAGGGGAAGAGCCTTCAGGTGCAACAATTTCAAGCACATCTATAG GCATATTAAATTGCTACGCATGTGCTTATATGAATGATCAAGGAAAATGTCTTCGTGGAGAGGGAATCTGTACCACTCAGAATTCCCAGCAGTGCATGTTAAAGAAGATCTTTGAAG GTGAAAAACTCCAATTCATGGTTCAAGGgtgtgagaacatgtgcccaTCTATGAACCTCTTCTCCCATGGAACCAGGATGCAAATTACATGCTGTAGGAATCAATCTTTCTGCAACAAGATCTAG
- the ACRV1 gene encoding acrosomal protein SP-10 isoform X3 produces MNVLLLLMSLYLLGFARALPSLFCSFSTPGTSGQPDEPSAFIDHQASVQQLSGEPAAAEHAAGEQPSGEKSSGEHISGEQPSGEHASSEQPLGEHALGEQPSSEQPSGEPASGEQTSGEHTVGEQPSGEHESGEQTSGEQTSSEHAAGEQPSGEQSLGEHALSEKPSGEEPSGATISSTSIGILNCYACAYMNDQGKCLRGEGICTTQNSQQCMLKKIFEGEKLQFMVQGCENMCPSMNLFSHGTRMQITCCRNQSFCNKI; encoded by the exons ATGAACGTGCTTCTCTTACTAATGAGTCTTTATCTGCTTGGATTTGCCAGAG CTTTACCATCTCTCTTCTGTTCCTTCTCCACCCCAGGAACATCAGGTCAGCCTGATGAGCCTTCTGCTTTCATAGATCATCAAGCTTCAGTTCAGCAACTTTCAG GTGAGCCTGCTGCGGCTGAACATGCTGCTGGTGAGCAGCCTTCAGGTGAAAAGTCCTCAGGTGAGCACATCTCTGGTGAGCAGCCTTCGGGTGAGCATGCATCAAGTGAACAGCCTTTGGGTGAGCACGCCTTGGGTGAGCAGCCTTCAAGTGAACAGCCTTCGGGTGAGCCTGCCTCTGGTGAACAGACTTCTGGTGAGCACACCGTGGGTGAACAGCCATCGGGTGAGCATGAGTCTGGTGAGCAGACTTCTGGTGAGCAGACTTCCAGTGAGCACGCCGCAGGTGAACAGCCTTCGGGTGAGCAGTCTTTGGGTGAGCATGCTTTGAGTGAAAAGCCTTCAGGGGAAGAGCCTTCAGGTGCAACAATTTCAAGCACATCTATAG GCATATTAAATTGCTACGCATGTGCTTATATGAATGATCAAGGAAAATGTCTTCGTGGAGAGGGAATCTGTACCACTCAGAATTCCCAGCAGTGCATGTTAAAGAAGATCTTTGAAG GTGAAAAACTCCAATTCATGGTTCAAGGgtgtgagaacatgtgcccaTCTATGAACCTCTTCTCCCATGGAACCAGGATGCAAATTACATGCTGTAGGAATCAATCTTTCTGCAACAAGATCTAG
- the ACRV1 gene encoding acrosomal protein SP-10 isoform X2: protein MNVLLLLMSLYLLGFARGTSGQPDEPSAFIDHQASVQQLSGEYFSLENPSDAAALYETSSGQNTLSEHDSSEHGSREHTVAEHTSGEHAETEHASGEPAAAEHAAGEQPSGEKSSGEHISGEQPSGEHASSEQPLGEHALGEQPSSEQPSGEPASGEQTSGEHTVGEQPSGEHESGEQTSGEQTSSEHAAGEQPSGEQSLGEHALSEKPSGEEPSGATISSTSIGILNCYACAYMNDQGKCLRGEGICTTQNSQQCMLKKIFEGEKLQFMVQGCENMCPSMNLFSHGTRMQITCCRNQSFCNKI from the exons ATGAACGTGCTTCTCTTACTAATGAGTCTTTATCTGCTTGGATTTGCCAGAG GAACATCAGGTCAGCCTGATGAGCCTTCTGCTTTCATAGATCATCAAGCTTCAGTTCAGCAACTTTCAGGTGAGTACTTTTCACTTGAAAACCCTTCTGATGCTGCGGCTTTATATGAGACTTCTTCAGGCCAGAACACTTTAAGTGAGCACGATTCTAGTGAGCATGGTTCAAGAGAGCACACTGTGGCTGAGCACACTTCTGGAGAACATGCTGAGACTGAGCATGCTTCAGGTGAGCCTGCTGCGGCTGAACATGCTGCTGGTGAGCAGCCTTCAGGTGAAAAGTCCTCAGGTGAGCACATCTCTGGTGAGCAGCCTTCGGGTGAGCATGCATCAAGTGAACAGCCTTTGGGTGAGCACGCCTTGGGTGAGCAGCCTTCAAGTGAACAGCCTTCGGGTGAGCCTGCCTCTGGTGAACAGACTTCTGGTGAGCACACCGTGGGTGAACAGCCATCGGGTGAGCATGAGTCTGGTGAGCAGACTTCTGGTGAGCAGACTTCCAGTGAGCACGCCGCAGGTGAACAGCCTTCGGGTGAGCAGTCTTTGGGTGAGCATGCTTTGAGTGAAAAGCCTTCAGGGGAAGAGCCTTCAGGTGCAACAATTTCAAGCACATCTATAG GCATATTAAATTGCTACGCATGTGCTTATATGAATGATCAAGGAAAATGTCTTCGTGGAGAGGGAATCTGTACCACTCAGAATTCCCAGCAGTGCATGTTAAAGAAGATCTTTGAAG GTGAAAAACTCCAATTCATGGTTCAAGGgtgtgagaacatgtgcccaTCTATGAACCTCTTCTCCCATGGAACCAGGATGCAAATTACATGCTGTAGGAATCAATCTTTCTGCAACAAGATCTAG
- the ACRV1 gene encoding acrosomal protein SP-10 isoform X4: MNVLLLLMSLYLLGFARGTSGQPDEPSAFIDHQASVQQLSGEPAAAEHAAGEQPSGEKSSGEHISGEQPSGEHASSEQPLGEHALGEQPSSEQPSGEPASGEQTSGEHTVGEQPSGEHESGEQTSGEQTSSEHAAGEQPSGEQSLGEHALSEKPSGEEPSGATISSTSIGILNCYACAYMNDQGKCLRGEGICTTQNSQQCMLKKIFEGEKLQFMVQGCENMCPSMNLFSHGTRMQITCCRNQSFCNKI; encoded by the exons ATGAACGTGCTTCTCTTACTAATGAGTCTTTATCTGCTTGGATTTGCCAGAG GAACATCAGGTCAGCCTGATGAGCCTTCTGCTTTCATAGATCATCAAGCTTCAGTTCAGCAACTTTCAG GTGAGCCTGCTGCGGCTGAACATGCTGCTGGTGAGCAGCCTTCAGGTGAAAAGTCCTCAGGTGAGCACATCTCTGGTGAGCAGCCTTCGGGTGAGCATGCATCAAGTGAACAGCCTTTGGGTGAGCACGCCTTGGGTGAGCAGCCTTCAAGTGAACAGCCTTCGGGTGAGCCTGCCTCTGGTGAACAGACTTCTGGTGAGCACACCGTGGGTGAACAGCCATCGGGTGAGCATGAGTCTGGTGAGCAGACTTCTGGTGAGCAGACTTCCAGTGAGCACGCCGCAGGTGAACAGCCTTCGGGTGAGCAGTCTTTGGGTGAGCATGCTTTGAGTGAAAAGCCTTCAGGGGAAGAGCCTTCAGGTGCAACAATTTCAAGCACATCTATAG GCATATTAAATTGCTACGCATGTGCTTATATGAATGATCAAGGAAAATGTCTTCGTGGAGAGGGAATCTGTACCACTCAGAATTCCCAGCAGTGCATGTTAAAGAAGATCTTTGAAG GTGAAAAACTCCAATTCATGGTTCAAGGgtgtgagaacatgtgcccaTCTATGAACCTCTTCTCCCATGGAACCAGGATGCAAATTACATGCTGTAGGAATCAATCTTTCTGCAACAAGATCTAG